One part of the Anguilla anguilla isolate fAngAng1 chromosome 11, fAngAng1.pri, whole genome shotgun sequence genome encodes these proteins:
- the si:dkey-197j19.6 gene encoding neural Wiskott-Aldrich syndrome protein codes for MTDRGLMVYSHLISSRDNALLFNLLGPECSAMASAVAQVLVASMEPGGHGATWRCEGTGVVCLVNDQSLKSYFLRLYSVKRAQLLWEQELYTPFRYSAPRPFFHTFPADEFQAGLNFADEEEAERFLSAVETQIKSTQHKGRKSFDGLHENTQDSPSCSAQMTLAHNLKPSSGQFFCLVDRASKNPEKSFDVNTLDPAQQKLFAKAEVSETNQKSKRVSRIHTMAERQGGLETVQKDSQVSQPQRLPKCRRAFSSLALKKGPLPPLPAQAGLPPGRELRSVTQNISNLDSRKGPFSATPLTHDAIPPSPSMPAPRIPPGHPSPTQWSASNR; via the exons ATGACAGATAGGGGTCTCATGGTCTACAGCCACCTGATTTCCAGTCGGGATAACGCACTTCTATTCAATCTGCTCGGACCAGAGTGCTCG GCCATGGCATCAGCAGTGGCTCAGGTGTTAGTGGCATCCATGGAGCCAGGGGGCCATGGGGCCACCTGGAGGTGTGAAGGCACTGGGGTGGTGTGCCTGGTCAACGACCAGTCACTGAAGTCCTACTTTCTACGTCTCTACAGTGTCAAG AGAGCACAGTTGCTATGGGAACAGGAGCTCTACACCCCCTTCAGATACTCGGCACCCCGCCCCTTCTTTCACACCTTCCCTGCAGAT GAGTTTCAGGCAGGCCTGAATTTTGCagatgaagaggaggcagaAAGATTTCTCTCCGCAGTCGAGACACAGATCAAAAGCACCCAGCATAAGGGGAGAAAGTCATTTGATGGCTTGCATGAAAACACTCAAG ACTCTCCAAGTTGTTCAGCACAGATGACCCTCGCCCACAACCTGAAGCCCTCCTCGGGACAGTTCTTCTG cctCGTGGACCGTGCCAGCAAAAACCCAGAGAAAAGCTTTGAT GTAAATACCCTTGACCCAGCCCAACAGAAGCTCTTTGCGAAGGCAGAGGTCAGTGAAACCAATCAGAAGAGCAAACGGGTCTCCAGAATCCACACCATGGCCGAGCGCCAGGGCGGACTGGAGACGGTGCAGAAGGATTCCCAGG TATCTCAACCTCAGAGGCTTCCCAAATGCAGACGTGCTTTTTCAAGCCTGGCCCTGAAGAAAGGCCCACTGCCTCCCCTCCCTGCACAGGCTGGGCTGCCTCCTGGGAGGGAACTCCGCTCTGTGACCCAAAATATCAGCAATCTGGACTCCCGCAAGGGGCCCTTCTCAGCCACACCCCTCACCCATGATGCAATTCCCCCTTCGCCTTCAATGCCCGCACCCAGAATTCCCCCAGGTCACCCTTCTCCAACCCAATGGTCAGCTTCAAATCG ATGA